A region of Mycobacteriales bacterium DNA encodes the following proteins:
- a CDS encoding alpha/beta fold hydrolase, translating to MPDAEVETALRHWAPRLIQNGVDYNDMVATVARIDTWAQWLPEWNRTADEQATFAREADEAGHALTAGQAWRRASVNRHFGKFVWMLDLDLARAATLRSVEETRTALARLDPTAQRLEIPIPGGTAYANLRRPTGVDRTPYVVIIPGLDSTKEEFFYFEQSFLDRGLATVALDGPGQGETGLAVPIRPDYDTAVSPLLDLLAARTDLDHDRAGIAGVSLGGYYAPRAAAFEPRFVAVAGISGPFCFGDMWDDLPPMTRATFVVKSGARDDAEGHRIASTLDLAGVCERIKVPALYVTGALDRLIPWKQTERQATETPDGTFVCFPDGNHGVSNLPSKARPLIADWMADQLGATTG from the coding sequence ATGCCCGACGCCGAAGTCGAGACCGCCCTGCGGCACTGGGCCCCGCGCCTGATCCAGAACGGCGTCGACTACAACGACATGGTCGCGACCGTGGCCCGGATCGACACCTGGGCCCAGTGGCTGCCGGAGTGGAACCGGACCGCCGACGAGCAGGCCACGTTCGCCCGCGAGGCCGACGAGGCCGGCCACGCGCTCACCGCCGGGCAGGCCTGGCGGCGGGCCTCGGTCAACCGGCACTTCGGCAAGTTCGTCTGGATGCTCGACCTCGACCTCGCCCGCGCGGCCACGCTGCGCTCGGTCGAGGAGACCCGGACCGCGCTGGCCCGGCTGGACCCGACCGCGCAGCGGCTGGAGATCCCCATCCCCGGCGGCACCGCGTACGCGAACCTGCGCCGGCCGACCGGTGTCGACCGGACCCCGTACGTGGTGATCATCCCGGGACTGGACTCCACCAAGGAGGAGTTCTTCTACTTCGAACAGTCCTTTCTGGACCGCGGGCTCGCGACGGTCGCGCTGGACGGCCCCGGCCAGGGCGAGACCGGGCTGGCCGTCCCGATCCGGCCGGACTACGACACGGCCGTGAGCCCGCTGCTGGACCTGCTGGCCGCCCGCACCGACCTCGACCACGACCGGGCCGGCATCGCCGGGGTGAGCCTGGGCGGCTACTACGCGCCGCGGGCGGCCGCGTTCGAGCCGCGGTTCGTCGCGGTGGCCGGCATCAGCGGCCCGTTCTGCTTCGGCGACATGTGGGACGACCTGCCGCCGATGACCCGGGCGACGTTCGTGGTGAAGTCGGGTGCCCGCGACGACGCCGAGGGCCACCGCATCGCGTCCACTCTGGACCTGGCCGGCGTCTGCGAGCGCATCAAGGTCCCGGCCCTGTACGTCACCGGCGCGCTGGACCGCCTCATCCCGTGGAAGCAGACCGAGCGCCAGGCCACCGAGACCCCGGACGGCACCTTCGTCTGCTTCCCGGACGGCAACCACGGCGTCTCCAACCTGCCGTCGAAGGCCCGCCCCCTGATCGCCGACTGGATGGCAGACCAGTTGGGGGCGACAACCGGCTGA
- a CDS encoding YciI family protein codes for MTRYLLAVDFQSGVVDTPMTEWEPEEVTAHLDYYRALNDELVASGELVGSTVLTGPDLAKIVTSDGIAPVVTDGPFQEFKEWIAGFQIVDVESEARALEIAALVSAVPGPGGKPTQQPIQVRRLMEEGPSDAAGMQEFLQQVSEPR; via the coding sequence ATGACGCGATACCTGCTGGCGGTCGACTTCCAGAGCGGCGTGGTCGACACGCCGATGACCGAGTGGGAACCGGAGGAGGTCACCGCGCACCTGGACTACTACCGGGCCCTGAACGACGAGCTCGTCGCCAGCGGCGAGCTGGTCGGCTCGACGGTCCTCACCGGACCCGACCTGGCCAAGATCGTGACCTCGGACGGGATCGCGCCGGTGGTCACCGACGGACCGTTCCAGGAGTTCAAGGAGTGGATCGCCGGCTTCCAGATCGTGGACGTGGAGTCCGAGGCCCGGGCGCTCGAGATCGCCGCGCTGGTCTCCGCGGTGCCGGGACCGGGCGGGAAGCCGACCCAGCAGCCGATCCAGGTCCGCCGGCTGATGGAGGAGGGACCGTCGGACGCGGCCGGCATGCAGGAGTTCCTGCAGCAGGTGAGTGAGCCCCGCTGA
- a CDS encoding dihydrolipoamide acetyltransferase family protein, with translation MARLFRMPEVAANTLEATLSEWLLTEDTAFADGDSIATVETDKASVDVPAEGDGVMVRTLVRPGATVAVGAPMALIAAPGEVIDDVGAVLAELGGSDVQEPLDDPDSEVELNGQAAPTDIVGPADPPAPVPNGNGRILSSPLARRLVKEHGLSIEDLTGTGPGGRIVRDDVRRAVEARQDAPGSAAPDAEPASAPASGVAPVSGAGPAQGAGRGAAARTPASTAYEDIPHSRMRRAIASRLAESNREAPHFAIRGTARVDELLALRAKLNSGDGPKISINDLVVTAVARTHAALPALNVVWTPDAVRRFAAVDVGVAVATERGLVTPVLRGADSLTVSAVARANADFAERARAGTLRPDELEGGTITVSNLGGYGIEDFTAVLNPPQAAILAVGAARPEAVVTDGELGVATVLHVTLTVDHRPIDGAVAARWMAAFLALVEEPVRILA, from the coding sequence ATGGCCCGGCTGTTCCGGATGCCCGAGGTCGCGGCGAACACGCTCGAGGCGACGCTGTCGGAGTGGTTGCTGACCGAGGACACCGCCTTCGCCGACGGCGACTCGATCGCCACCGTGGAGACCGACAAGGCCTCGGTCGACGTGCCGGCCGAGGGCGACGGCGTGATGGTCCGGACGCTCGTCCGACCGGGCGCGACGGTCGCCGTGGGCGCGCCGATGGCCTTGATCGCGGCGCCGGGCGAGGTCATCGACGACGTCGGCGCGGTGCTGGCGGAGCTCGGCGGGTCCGACGTGCAGGAGCCGCTGGACGATCCTGACAGCGAGGTCGAGCTGAACGGGCAGGCGGCGCCGACCGACATCGTCGGGCCGGCGGATCCTCCTGCTCCGGTGCCGAACGGGAACGGCCGGATCCTGTCCAGTCCGCTCGCCCGCCGGCTGGTGAAGGAGCACGGACTGTCCATCGAGGACCTGACCGGCACCGGTCCGGGTGGCCGGATCGTCCGCGACGACGTCCGCCGGGCCGTCGAGGCCAGGCAGGACGCGCCCGGGTCGGCCGCGCCGGACGCCGAGCCCGCGTCGGCACCGGCCTCCGGCGTCGCGCCGGTGTCGGGTGCCGGGCCGGCGCAGGGTGCCGGCCGGGGTGCCGCCGCGCGGACGCCGGCGAGCACCGCGTACGAGGACATCCCGCACTCGCGGATGCGGCGGGCGATCGCGTCCCGGCTGGCCGAGAGCAACCGGGAGGCGCCGCACTTCGCGATCCGCGGCACCGCCCGGGTCGACGAGCTGCTGGCGCTGCGGGCGAAGCTCAACTCCGGCGACGGCCCCAAGATCTCGATCAACGACCTCGTCGTCACCGCGGTGGCCCGGACCCACGCGGCGCTGCCGGCGCTGAACGTGGTCTGGACCCCGGACGCGGTCCGCCGGTTCGCGGCGGTCGACGTCGGGGTCGCGGTCGCCACCGAACGCGGGCTCGTCACCCCGGTGCTGCGCGGCGCCGACAGCCTGACCGTCTCCGCCGTGGCCCGCGCGAATGCCGACTTCGCCGAGCGGGCCCGGGCCGGCACGCTGCGCCCGGACGAGCTCGAGGGCGGCACGATCACGGTCTCGAACCTCGGCGGCTACGGCATCGAGGACTTCACCGCGGTGCTCAACCCGCCGCAGGCGGCGATCCTCGCGGTCGGCGCGGCCCGGCCGGAGGCGGTCGTGACCGACGGCGAGCTCGGCGTCGCGACCGTCCTGCACGTGACGCTGACCGTCGACCACCGGCCGATCGACGGCGCGGTCGCGGCCCGCTGGATGGCCGCCTTCCTCGCGCTGGTCGAGGAACCGGTGCGGATCCTCGCCTGA
- a CDS encoding NAD(P)H-binding protein encodes MRVALTGPTGKLGRRIAARLSAAGVPQLLVARDPKRLPDLPGALRRGPAVYLDRAAMRAAVDGADTLLLISANLSGRRLLEHSTAMQAALEAGVERILYVSLLGAAPDATYVNCRDHWQTEQFLAGLGVPYGILRAGFYSSMIPGLADRDGVLRGPAGDGRASLVAHDDLADVAVAIVQDELRCEIVPATGPSAVTLAEAAAQATRALGRPYSFRSESAAQSYAWRMAEPGADETSVRGWISWYEAIAAGEADLVTDAVPRLAGHPALTVEENLRRA; translated from the coding sequence ATGCGCGTCGCGCTGACCGGGCCGACCGGCAAGCTGGGCCGCCGCATCGCGGCCCGGCTGTCGGCGGCCGGGGTGCCGCAGCTGCTGGTGGCCCGCGACCCGAAGCGGCTGCCGGACCTGCCCGGCGCGCTCAGGCGCGGTCCGGCCGTGTATCTGGACCGGGCCGCGATGCGGGCGGCGGTCGACGGCGCCGACACGCTGCTGCTGATCTCGGCCAACCTCTCCGGCCGCCGGCTGCTGGAGCACTCCACCGCCATGCAGGCGGCGCTGGAGGCGGGGGTCGAGCGGATCCTGTACGTCTCGCTCCTCGGCGCCGCCCCGGACGCCACCTACGTCAACTGCCGGGACCACTGGCAGACCGAGCAGTTCCTGGCCGGTCTCGGGGTGCCGTACGGGATCCTGCGGGCCGGCTTCTACTCCTCGATGATCCCGGGGCTGGCCGACCGGGACGGCGTGCTGCGCGGCCCGGCCGGCGACGGGCGGGCGAGCCTGGTCGCGCACGACGACCTCGCCGACGTCGCGGTGGCGATCGTGCAGGACGAGCTCAGGTGCGAGATCGTGCCGGCCACCGGGCCGTCCGCGGTGACGCTCGCGGAGGCGGCGGCGCAGGCCACCCGCGCGCTCGGCCGGCCGTACTCGTTCCGGTCCGAGTCCGCCGCGCAGTCCTACGCCTGGCGGATGGCCGAGCCCGGCGCGGACGAGACCTCGGTCCGCGGCTGGATCAGCTGGTACGAGGCGATCGCGGCCGGGGAGGCCGATCTGGTCACCGACGCGGTGCCGCGGCTGGCCGGGCACCCGGCCCTCACGGTCGAGGAGAACCTGCGGCGGGCGTGA
- a CDS encoding GntR family transcriptional regulator, with product MPGQRGQHGRVTSGSGPLSKDSVIRAGTAAPEEYGRAWFLSYKHTTVCNTTAVRYSRLTSLEDGRMISPDVLRVERTPAPIRAQVLDNLRQAILDRHFVPGQRLIERELVELTGVSRTSVREALRELAAEGLVSTIPNKGTVVATLSAEEARQLYQVRSVLEGLAGKLFVENASPAQRRALAKQLTAIERLAARDASILEAKDRFYDILFVGGGNLALHQTAASLHARVRALRSLSLSLPGRSRKSVAELRELLEAIDNDDAEKAARACRRHVASAGAAVTQALSALT from the coding sequence ATGCCGGGCCAGCGCGGCCAGCACGGACGGGTCACGTCCGGCTCGGGGCCGTTGTCGAAGGACAGCGTGATCCGGGCGGGCACGGCGGCTCCGGAAGAGTACGGGCGGGCGTGGTTTCTGTCGTACAAGCATACAACTGTCTGTAACACGACTGCGGTACGATACTCGCGGCTCACGAGCCTGGAGGACGGACGGATGATCAGCCCGGATGTGTTGCGTGTCGAACGGACCCCCGCCCCTATCAGGGCGCAGGTCCTGGACAACCTGCGCCAGGCGATTTTGGACCGTCACTTCGTGCCGGGTCAGCGGCTGATCGAGCGCGAGCTCGTCGAGCTGACCGGCGTGTCCCGGACCAGCGTGCGCGAGGCGCTGCGGGAGCTGGCCGCGGAGGGCCTGGTCTCCACGATCCCGAACAAGGGGACCGTGGTGGCGACGTTGAGCGCCGAGGAGGCCCGCCAGCTCTACCAGGTCCGCTCGGTGCTCGAGGGTCTGGCCGGCAAGCTGTTCGTGGAGAACGCGTCGCCGGCCCAGCGCCGGGCGCTGGCCAAGCAACTGACCGCGATCGAGCGGCTGGCGGCCAGGGACGCCTCGATCCTGGAGGCCAAGGACCGCTTCTACGACATCCTCTTCGTCGGCGGCGGCAACCTCGCGCTGCACCAGACCGCGGCCAGCCTGCACGCGCGGGTGCGGGCGCTGCGCTCGCTGTCGCTGTCCCTGCCCGGCCGCTCCCGCAAGAGCGTGGCCGAGTTGCGGGAGCTGCTGGAGGCGATCGACAACGACGACGCGGAGAAGGCGGCGCGGGCCTGCCGGCGGCACGTGGCCAGCGCCGGCGCCGCCGTCACCCAGGCCCTCAGCGCCCTGACCTGA
- a CDS encoding DUF6596 domain-containing protein, whose amino-acid sequence MRVVSAVEDLLRELAPQVLGVLVRRYGQFDACEDAVQEALLTAAVHWSRDGVPEQPLGWLIRTASRKLLDSVRSERSRRDREELVHREPPAPDVPDRDDTLILLFLCCHPALSAASAIALTLRAVGGLSTAEIAAAFLVPEATMAQRISRAKKTIRSSDEPFRLPAPDEQEARLRQVLHVLYLIFNEGYAASGGRELHRAELADEAIRLTRLLHGLRPDDAEATGLLALMLLLDARRRARTGPDGEPIPLPEQNRGRWDVSVVAEGLTLLDQAMARGAVGEYQLQAAIAAVHDRAPSASHTDWAQILALYGLLERMTGSPVVTLNRAVAAGMVHGPAAGLAVLDDERLAGLPRLDAVRAYLLELAGDIEAAAAGYAAAAALATNVAERDALTRRRSRLRSPAPPDDPA is encoded by the coding sequence CTGAGGGTCGTGTCCGCCGTCGAGGACCTGCTGCGCGAGCTGGCGCCGCAGGTCCTCGGCGTACTCGTCCGGCGGTACGGGCAGTTCGACGCCTGTGAGGACGCCGTCCAGGAGGCGCTCCTCACGGCCGCGGTGCACTGGAGCCGGGACGGGGTCCCGGAGCAGCCGCTGGGCTGGCTGATCCGGACCGCGAGCCGCAAGCTGCTGGACTCGGTCCGCAGCGAGCGGTCCCGGCGCGACCGGGAGGAGCTGGTGCACCGGGAGCCGCCGGCGCCGGACGTACCGGACCGGGACGACACGCTGATCCTGCTGTTCCTCTGCTGCCACCCGGCGCTGAGCGCCGCGTCGGCCATCGCGCTGACGCTGCGGGCGGTCGGCGGGCTGAGCACGGCCGAGATCGCGGCCGCGTTCCTGGTGCCGGAGGCGACGATGGCGCAGCGGATCAGCCGGGCCAAGAAGACCATCCGGTCCTCGGACGAGCCGTTCCGGCTGCCGGCGCCGGACGAGCAGGAAGCCCGGCTGCGCCAGGTCCTGCACGTGCTCTACCTCATCTTCAACGAGGGGTACGCGGCCAGTGGCGGCCGGGAGCTGCACCGGGCCGAGCTCGCCGACGAGGCGATCCGGCTCACCCGGCTGCTGCACGGGCTGCGGCCGGACGACGCGGAGGCGACCGGCCTGCTCGCGCTGATGCTGCTGCTGGACGCCCGCCGCCGGGCTCGCACCGGCCCGGACGGCGAGCCGATCCCGCTGCCGGAGCAGAACCGCGGCCGCTGGGACGTGTCCGTGGTGGCCGAAGGGCTGACGCTGCTGGACCAGGCGATGGCCCGCGGCGCGGTCGGCGAATACCAGCTGCAGGCGGCGATCGCGGCCGTGCACGACCGGGCCCCGTCCGCGTCGCACACCGACTGGGCCCAGATCCTGGCCCTGTACGGGTTGCTGGAGCGGATGACCGGCAGCCCGGTGGTCACGCTCAACCGGGCCGTCGCGGCCGGGATGGTGCACGGACCGGCCGCCGGCCTGGCGGTGCTGGACGACGAGCGGCTGGCCGGGCTGCCGCGGCTGGACGCGGTCCGGGCGTACCTGCTGGAGCTGGCCGGCGACATCGAGGCGGCCGCGGCCGGGTACGCCGCCGCGGCCGCGCTGGCCACGAACGTGGCCGAGCGGGACGCGCTGACCCGACGCCGGTCCCGGCTGCGCTCCCCCGCGCCGCCTGACGACCCGGCCTGA
- a CDS encoding tartrate dehydrogenase codes for MSSYSVAVIAGDGIGPEVVAPAIELVDRVAGAYGSGVEWTHFPWGSDHYRAHGRMMPADALDQLRPYDALFFGAVGAPDIPDTVTLWGLLIPIRRGFEQYVNLRPVRHIEGVPSPLAAPQGIDLVIVRENSEGEYSDVGGRKQIGTPDEYAAQETRFTRRGTERIARYAAELALRRSGKLTSATKSNGILHTMPYWDEVVAETVARYEGVELRPILIDALVAALVQRPQQFDVIVGSNLFGDILSDLTAACVGSLGLAPSANLNPEREFPSMFEPVHGSAPDIAGQGVANPMAQFYSAAMMLDHLGEPAAAAAISAAVDAVLRDGIRSRDLGGTAGTTEVTEAVLTRLTLPGRRG; via the coding sequence ATGTCGTCGTATTCGGTGGCCGTGATCGCGGGCGACGGGATCGGACCCGAGGTCGTCGCACCGGCGATCGAGCTGGTCGACCGGGTCGCCGGGGCGTACGGCTCCGGCGTCGAATGGACCCACTTCCCCTGGGGTTCGGACCACTACCGCGCGCACGGCCGGATGATGCCCGCGGACGCGCTGGACCAGTTGCGCCCGTACGACGCGTTGTTCTTCGGCGCCGTCGGCGCGCCCGACATCCCCGACACGGTGACCCTCTGGGGTCTGCTCATCCCGATCCGGCGCGGCTTCGAGCAGTACGTGAACCTCCGGCCGGTGCGGCACATCGAGGGCGTGCCGAGCCCGCTGGCCGCGCCGCAGGGCATCGACCTGGTCATCGTGCGGGAGAACTCCGAGGGTGAGTACTCCGACGTCGGCGGGCGGAAGCAGATCGGCACCCCGGACGAGTACGCCGCCCAGGAGACCCGGTTCACCCGCCGTGGCACCGAGCGCATCGCCCGATATGCGGCCGAGCTGGCGCTGCGCCGCAGCGGCAAGCTCACCTCGGCGACCAAGTCCAACGGGATCCTGCACACGATGCCGTACTGGGACGAGGTGGTGGCCGAGACGGTCGCCCGGTACGAGGGCGTCGAGCTGCGCCCGATCCTCATCGACGCGCTCGTGGCCGCGCTGGTGCAGCGGCCGCAGCAGTTCGACGTGATCGTCGGGTCGAACCTGTTCGGCGACATCCTCTCCGACCTCACCGCCGCCTGCGTCGGGTCGCTCGGGCTGGCCCCGAGCGCGAACCTCAACCCCGAGCGGGAGTTCCCGTCGATGTTCGAGCCGGTGCACGGCTCCGCGCCGGACATCGCCGGGCAGGGCGTGGCCAACCCGATGGCCCAGTTCTACTCGGCCGCGATGATGCTCGACCACCTCGGCGAGCCGGCCGCGGCCGCGGCGATCAGCGCCGCGGTGGACGCGGTGCTCCGCGACGGCATCCGCTCCCGCGACCTCGGCGGGACGGCCGGTACGACCGAGGTCACCGAGGCCGTACTGACCCGCCTCACGCTCCCCGGCCGACGCGGCTGA
- a CDS encoding bifunctional methylenetetrahydrofolate dehydrogenase/methenyltetrahydrofolate cyclohydrolase, with amino-acid sequence MTAGILDGNATLATIKAELAGRVATLRERGVVPGLGTVLVGDDPGSRWYVNAKHKDCAEIGVNSIRRELPATATLPEVLAVVDELNADPDCTAFLVQQPTGLDEFAILSRVDPVKDVDGLHPFNLGALVLGEAAPVPCTPAGIIELLRRYQVPIAGAEVVVIGRGITVGRPLGLMLTRRSENATVTLCHTKTRDLAAHTRTADIVVAAAGSPGLITKDMVKPGAAVLDVGVSRVDGRIAGDIALDVAEVAGWFAPNPGGVGPMTRALLLSNVVTAAERQAAPAPVG; translated from the coding sequence ATGACGGCGGGGATCCTGGACGGCAATGCGACGCTGGCGACGATCAAGGCGGAACTCGCCGGCCGGGTCGCCACCCTGCGCGAGCGCGGGGTGGTGCCCGGGCTCGGCACGGTCCTGGTCGGTGACGACCCCGGCAGCCGCTGGTACGTCAACGCCAAACACAAGGACTGTGCCGAGATCGGGGTCAACTCGATCCGGCGCGAGCTGCCGGCGACCGCGACGCTGCCCGAGGTGCTCGCGGTCGTCGACGAGCTCAACGCCGACCCGGACTGCACCGCGTTCCTGGTGCAGCAGCCGACCGGGCTGGACGAGTTCGCGATCCTGTCCCGGGTGGACCCGGTCAAGGACGTCGACGGGCTGCACCCGTTCAACCTCGGCGCGCTGGTGCTGGGGGAGGCGGCGCCGGTGCCGTGCACGCCGGCCGGCATCATCGAGTTGCTGCGCCGCTACCAGGTGCCGATCGCGGGCGCGGAGGTCGTGGTCATCGGCCGCGGCATCACCGTCGGCCGGCCGCTGGGCCTGATGCTCACCCGGCGCTCGGAGAACGCGACCGTGACGCTCTGCCACACCAAGACCCGCGACCTGGCCGCCCACACCCGTACCGCCGACATCGTGGTCGCGGCCGCGGGCTCACCCGGACTGATCACGAAGGACATGGTCAAGCCGGGCGCCGCGGTGCTGGACGTCGGGGTCAGCCGGGTCGACGGCAGGATCGCCGGCGACATCGCCCTGGACGTGGCCGAGGTGGCGGGCTGGTTCGCGCCGAACCCGGGCGGGGTCGGGCCGATGACCCGGGCGCTGCTGCTGTCCAACGTCGTCACCGCGGCCGAACGGCAGGCCGCACCCGCACCGGTCGGGTGA
- a CDS encoding amidohydrolase family protein: MSGTLFRDAALADGTGPQLRLGVSVLVEDDRIRWIRPSDDEPDPGPDAEVVDASGCTIVPGLVDSHSHLTLPGGAHWIDRAFDPPDRLARVAEDNARLLRSAGVRWARDVGSPTGADPVDGRVRALALGLRDRWAGDRHYPYVRAAGTWVVRTGGLPGGLGVEVSDGDGLLAAVTRQLDDGADLVKLYLDGPDPETSPFTADEVRAAVAFAHGRGAKVAAHSGQLAGARAGAEAGVDSLEHGFQLDADAVAAMAANGVALVSTLSVLESWRSFGRTTALPRFAEQEGRARIAERRERAHESVRLAAAAGVLIAAGTDFGGGSTRANQLAWEVECLVAAGLEPWRALAAATRNGGVLLGEPEAGVLREGGPADLVLVHGDPLSDPAALWRVWRVH; this comes from the coding sequence ATGTCGGGAACCCTGTTCCGGGACGCGGCGCTCGCCGACGGCACCGGCCCGCAGCTGCGCCTCGGGGTCAGCGTGCTGGTCGAGGACGACCGGATCCGCTGGATCCGGCCCAGCGACGACGAGCCCGATCCCGGGCCCGATGCCGAGGTCGTGGACGCCTCCGGCTGCACGATCGTGCCCGGCCTGGTCGACAGCCACAGCCACCTCACGCTGCCCGGCGGCGCGCACTGGATCGACCGGGCCTTCGACCCCCCGGACCGGCTGGCCCGGGTGGCGGAGGACAACGCCCGGCTGCTGCGCTCGGCCGGGGTGCGCTGGGCCCGCGACGTCGGCTCGCCGACCGGCGCCGACCCGGTCGACGGCCGGGTACGGGCGCTGGCGCTGGGGTTGCGGGACCGCTGGGCCGGCGACCGGCACTACCCGTACGTGCGGGCGGCCGGGACCTGGGTGGTCCGGACCGGCGGCCTGCCGGGCGGGCTCGGGGTCGAGGTCTCCGACGGCGACGGGCTGCTCGCGGCGGTGACCCGGCAGCTCGACGACGGCGCCGACCTGGTCAAGCTCTACCTGGACGGGCCGGACCCGGAGACCTCGCCGTTCACCGCCGACGAGGTCCGGGCCGCGGTCGCGTTCGCGCACGGGCGCGGGGCGAAGGTCGCCGCGCACTCCGGCCAGCTGGCCGGCGCGCGGGCCGGGGCGGAGGCCGGCGTCGACTCGCTGGAGCACGGGTTCCAGCTCGACGCGGACGCGGTCGCCGCGATGGCCGCGAACGGGGTCGCGCTGGTCTCGACCTTGTCCGTACTGGAGTCGTGGCGGTCGTTCGGCCGGACGACCGCGCTGCCGCGGTTCGCCGAGCAGGAGGGCCGGGCCCGGATCGCCGAGCGGCGGGAACGGGCCCACGAGAGCGTCCGGCTGGCCGCGGCCGCGGGCGTGCTGATCGCGGCCGGCACCGACTTCGGCGGCGGCTCGACCCGGGCCAACCAGCTCGCCTGGGAGGTCGAGTGCCTGGTCGCGGCCGGGCTGGAGCCCTGGCGGGCGCTGGCCGCGGCCACCCGCAACGGCGGCGTACTGCTGGGCGAGCCCGAGGCCGGCGTGCTGCGCGAGGGTGGGCCGGCCGACCTCGTCCTCGTCCACGGAGACCCGCTCTCCGACCCGGCCGCCCTCTGGCGCGTCTGGCGGGTCCACTAG
- a CDS encoding amidohydrolase family protein — protein sequence MAEEFVVSGAYVLTMDPELGDLPDGEVHVRDGRIAAVGRRLETGAPRLDGTGTVVMPGLVDTHWHLWTTLYRSMSSTSAQTAYFPLNLANGVRCRPLDVYHGVRLGLVDALNTGITTVHDWAHNLRSPAYADENLRAHQEIGLRGRFSYGGPQGRPVDELNDLAELARVRREWFDAGRLPLLHLGFAGRAPGQSPQSVFRPEYEAARGLGLPVSYHVNSTRALGALRMIEQLDRFGMLGPHVQLVHALYTTAGERAAVRDSGASVSISPWSELLIGYGIPPVKELVDSGVLLTLSNDTLSLTGTADLWSVLRLTTGLLRAHAEQELAVSTRRVLEMATIDAARSLGLGDVTGSLTPGKRADLILVRVDDLATAPVTDPANTLALAAGAQNVDTVVVDGHILKRSGRLTTVDPAEVVHATTTALHALLTR from the coding sequence GTGGCCGAGGAGTTCGTCGTCAGCGGCGCGTACGTCCTGACGATGGACCCGGAGCTCGGCGACCTGCCCGACGGCGAGGTGCACGTCCGGGACGGCCGGATCGCCGCCGTCGGCCGGCGGCTGGAGACCGGCGCGCCCCGGCTGGACGGCACGGGCACGGTGGTCATGCCCGGGCTCGTCGACACGCACTGGCATCTCTGGACGACGCTCTACCGGTCGATGTCGAGCACGTCTGCGCAGACCGCGTACTTTCCGCTCAACCTCGCCAACGGCGTGCGCTGCCGGCCGCTCGACGTCTACCACGGCGTCCGGCTCGGGCTCGTGGACGCGCTGAACACCGGCATCACCACCGTGCACGACTGGGCCCACAACCTCCGCTCCCCCGCGTACGCCGACGAGAACCTGCGTGCGCACCAGGAGATCGGCCTGCGCGGGCGGTTCTCGTACGGGGGTCCGCAGGGCCGGCCGGTCGACGAGCTCAACGACCTGGCCGAGCTCGCGCGCGTGCGGCGGGAGTGGTTCGACGCGGGCCGACTGCCGCTGCTGCACCTCGGGTTCGCCGGCCGGGCGCCGGGGCAGTCGCCGCAGAGCGTGTTCCGCCCGGAGTACGAGGCTGCCCGCGGACTGGGCCTGCCGGTGAGCTACCACGTGAACTCGACCCGCGCGCTCGGCGCGCTGCGGATGATCGAGCAGCTCGACCGTTTCGGCATGCTCGGCCCGCACGTCCAGCTTGTGCACGCGCTCTACACCACCGCGGGCGAACGCGCCGCGGTCCGGGACAGCGGCGCCTCGGTCAGCATCAGCCCCTGGTCGGAGCTGCTCATCGGCTACGGCATCCCGCCGGTCAAGGAGCTCGTGGACAGCGGCGTGCTGCTGACCCTCTCCAACGACACCCTCTCGCTGACCGGGACGGCGGATCTCTGGTCGGTGCTGCGGCTGACCACCGGCCTGCTGCGCGCGCATGCCGAGCAGGAGCTGGCGGTCAGCACCCGGCGGGTGCTGGAGATGGCCACGATCGACGCAGCCCGCTCGCTCGGCCTCGGCGACGTCACCGGCTCGCTCACCCCGGGCAAACGGGCCGACCTCATCCTGGTCCGGGTCGACGACCTGGCCACCGCGCCGGTCACCGACCCGGCCAACACGCTCGCCCTCGCCGCCGGCGCCCAGAACGTCGACACCGTCGTCGTCGACGGCCACATCCTCAAACGCTCCGGCCGACTGACCACAGTGGACCCCGCCGAAGTCGTCCACGCCACCACCACGGCCCTGCACGCCCTCCTCACCCGCTGA